A single window of Hymenobacter sp. APR13 DNA harbors:
- a CDS encoding M20/M25/M40 family metallo-hydrolase: MELLRTLCQIPAPAGNEAALTQFLLNYIQTASPGWQTQPTVLAGEQWQDCIILVFGQPRTAVFAHLDSIGFTVRYGRQLVRIGGPVLDEGIRLVGRDSQGEIDCTLGSDEETGQPTYEFTRDIDRGTELTYYCDFRETDTTVQSCYLDNRLGVWNALRLCETLQDGIIVFSCWEEHGGGSVAYLAKHIYETYGVRQALISDITWVTEGVHAGQGVAISLRDSLIPRRSYVERIRRIAEAAGIPHQLEVEGSGGSDAKELQHGAQPWDWCFIGAPEDNVHSPDEIVDKRDIASMLALYQELMRQL; this comes from the coding sequence ATGGAGCTTTTACGGACCCTCTGTCAGATTCCGGCCCCCGCCGGAAATGAGGCAGCCCTCACGCAGTTTTTGCTGAACTACATCCAGACGGCCAGCCCCGGCTGGCAGACGCAGCCCACCGTGCTGGCCGGCGAGCAATGGCAGGATTGTATTATTCTGGTTTTTGGCCAGCCCCGTACAGCCGTTTTTGCTCACCTGGACAGCATCGGTTTTACCGTGCGCTATGGCCGCCAACTGGTTCGGATTGGCGGGCCGGTGCTGGACGAAGGCATTCGGCTGGTAGGGCGGGATTCGCAAGGGGAAATTGACTGCACGTTGGGAAGTGATGAAGAAACGGGCCAACCCACGTATGAGTTCACCCGCGACATCGACCGGGGCACCGAACTCACGTATTACTGCGACTTCCGCGAAACGGACACCACCGTGCAAAGCTGCTACCTCGACAACCGCCTTGGGGTCTGGAATGCGCTGCGGCTATGCGAAACCCTGCAGGATGGCATCATCGTGTTCAGCTGCTGGGAAGAGCACGGCGGCGGGTCGGTGGCCTACTTGGCCAAGCACATCTACGAAACCTATGGGGTGCGGCAGGCCCTGATTTCCGACATCACCTGGGTGACGGAAGGCGTGCATGCCGGCCAGGGCGTGGCCATCTCTCTGCGCGACTCCCTGATTCCGCGCCGCAGCTACGTGGAGCGCATCCGGCGCATTGCGGAGGCGGCCGGTATTCCGCACCAGCTGGAAGTGGAAGGTAGCGGCGGCTCCGATGCCAAGGAATTGCAGCACGGTGCCCAGCCATGGGACTGGTGCTTCATCGGCGCCCCTGAAGATAATGTGCACTCCCCCGACGAAATTGTGGACAAGCGCGACATTGCCAGCATGCTGGCCTTATATCAGGAGTTGATGCGGCAGCTGTAG
- a CDS encoding tetratricopeptide repeat protein, whose protein sequence is MILRLRFVLLLLLLPLLASAQQPDTMRTPIRSIQTENVDVLPNAVDTKGWLLLDKDIQTELEGAVQNLYNCKYDRAEKQFRSLRRRYPQHPMPYFLLGLSQWWKIVPTNIKTKQYDKLFFAYMDSSITKAEALYDADKKNYEACFFLAAAYGFDGRLNAERSNWPRATVSAKRALKYLEISKEANGLSPEFLFGQALFNYYSVWIPDNYPLLKPVLLLFPKGSKQLGLQQLRSVADNGFYVGPEAKVFLMRILNNEENNPTAAMPIARDLASTYPDNGYFQRFYALLAFNMGEFRESERVSLEILSKLNQGLPGYEGISGRYATYFLGWLMQNRYKDFAKAKDYYQRCIVFAESTDEANGGFYLHANYNLARIAEKEKDFGTARRYYTVVQDIADKKSDQYRESKAFLKKYKK, encoded by the coding sequence ATGATTCTTCGCCTCCGATTTGTCCTGTTGCTTCTGCTGCTGCCGCTGCTGGCCAGCGCCCAACAGCCGGACACCATGCGTACGCCCATCCGCAGCATCCAGACGGAGAATGTGGACGTGCTGCCGAATGCCGTTGACACCAAAGGCTGGCTGCTGCTCGACAAGGACATCCAGACCGAACTGGAAGGCGCCGTACAGAACCTCTATAACTGCAAGTACGACCGGGCCGAAAAGCAATTCCGCTCCCTGCGGCGGCGCTACCCGCAGCACCCCATGCCCTACTTCCTGCTGGGGCTGAGCCAGTGGTGGAAAATCGTCCCGACCAACATCAAGACCAAGCAGTACGACAAGCTGTTCTTCGCCTACATGGATTCGTCCATCACCAAGGCCGAGGCGCTGTACGATGCCGACAAAAAGAACTACGAAGCCTGCTTTTTCCTGGCCGCCGCCTATGGCTTTGATGGCCGCCTCAACGCCGAGCGCAGCAACTGGCCCCGGGCCACGGTAAGCGCCAAGCGCGCCCTGAAATACTTGGAAATCAGCAAGGAAGCCAACGGTCTGAGCCCGGAGTTTCTGTTCGGGCAGGCGCTGTTCAACTACTACTCCGTCTGGATTCCGGACAACTACCCGCTGCTCAAGCCCGTGCTGCTGCTGTTTCCGAAAGGCAGCAAGCAGCTGGGCCTGCAGCAGCTGCGCAGCGTGGCCGACAACGGCTTCTACGTGGGACCTGAGGCGAAAGTCTTCCTGATGCGCATCCTCAACAATGAGGAAAACAATCCCACCGCGGCCATGCCCATTGCCCGCGACCTGGCCTCCACCTACCCCGATAACGGCTACTTCCAGCGCTTCTACGCGTTGCTGGCCTTCAACATGGGTGAGTTTCGGGAGAGTGAGCGGGTGAGCCTGGAGATTCTCAGCAAACTCAACCAGGGCCTGCCCGGCTACGAAGGCATTAGCGGCCGCTACGCCACCTACTTTCTGGGCTGGCTGATGCAGAACCGCTATAAGGATTTCGCCAAAGCCAAAGACTACTACCAGCGCTGCATTGTATTTGCCGAAAGCACCGATGAGGCCAACGGCGGATTTTACCTGCACGCCAACTACAATCTGGCCCGCATTGCCGAGAAGGAAAAAGACTTTGGAACCGCCCGGCGCTACTACACCGTTGTGCAGGACATAGCCGACAAAAAGTCCGACCAGTACCGGGAATCGAAGGCGTTTCTTAAGAAGTACAAGAAGTAA